In Syngnathus acus chromosome 5, fSynAcu1.2, whole genome shotgun sequence, a genomic segment contains:
- the anks1ab gene encoding ankyrin repeat and SAM domain-containing protein 1A isoform X7, producing MGLSQSFTNGACGKALDQPVGEWLERAGLPQYEGKFLLNGFDDLRFMGSNVMEDQDLRDIGITDPGHRKKILHAARGLPKVKALGCDGSTSLASWLDGLGLHEYLPNFLSSGYRTLECVKNLWELEIINVIRVGPLGHRKRIIASLAERPYEEAPSKSRRLSPIMFHDLLSQSTCPLGQMDPYTSRSMDMLLPLAEADRRRRADQDGSVSLRSYCERPRSVDRHSERHKESRVNLRPPSHSATYATVSAWHHQPEKLILDACGYEATYLGSMIIRDLRGIESTQDACAKIRKSKDSRKGPVVILSITYRGVKFIDAATKIIVAEHEIRNISCAAQDPDDLCTFAYITKDLKSGHHFCHVFTTVEVTQTYEIILTLGQAFEVAYQMTMQARQRHFIPHSSLGSEVVETKSSRPASQAWSSMRRSAGAPALECRCCHCHTCTTHRPTFLPLHSVSPGVQVLLFPCLYSPPGCRRTPAHAPPSRLPPSSSSFPTTADSISLSPSFLMNDVSASVAV from the exons ATGGGACTCAGCCAGAGCTTTACAA ATGGGGCGTGCGGCAAAGCCCTGGACCAGCCGGTGGGCGAGTGGCTGGAACGAGCCGGGCTGCCGCAGTACGAGGGCAAGTTCCTGCTCAACGGCTTTGACGACCTGCGCTTCATG GGAAGTAACGTGATGGAAGACCAGGATCTCCGAGACATCGGGATCACTGACCcaggacacagaaaaaaaatcctgcacGCGGCACGCGGACTGCCCAAG GTCAAAGCTCTGGGATGTGACGGTAGCACATCTCTGGCCTCGTGGCTAGACGGCCTGGGCCTGCACGAGTATCTGCCCAATTTCCTGTCCAGTGGCTACCGCACGTTGGAGTGTGTCAAGAACCTGTGGGAGCTGGAGATCATCAAT GTCATCAGGGTGGGTCCACTGGGCCACAGGAAGCGGATCATCGCTTCTCTGGCCGAGAGACCTTACGAGGAGGCGCCCTCCAAGTCCAGACGGCTGTCTCCTATCATG TTCCATGACCTCCTGTCCCAAAGCACTTGCCCTCTGGGCCAGATGGACCCCTACACCAGTCGCTCTATGGACATGCTGCTGCCCCTGGCCGAGGCGGACCGGCGGCGGCGAGCGGATCAGGACGGTAGCGTCTCTCTGCGTTCCTACTGTGAGCGGCCGCGCTCTGTC GACCGACACAGCGAGCGACACAAAGAGTCTCGTGTGAACCTGCGGCCGCCGAGCCACTCTGCTACCTACGCCACTGTGTCCGCTTGGCACCACCAGCCTGAGAAGCTCATCCTGGACGCCTGCGGGTACGAGGCAACT TACTTAGGTTCAATGATAATCAGGGATCTACGGGGGATCGAGTCCACACAAGATGCCTGTGCTAAAATTAGG aagTCAAAGGATTCTAGAAAGGGTCCTGTTGTTATACTCTCCATTACCTACAGGGGCGTCAAGTTTATTGACGCAGCCACAAAG ATCATAGTTGCAGAGCACGAGATCCGAAACATCTCCTGTGCTGCCCAGGACCCGGATGACCTGTGCACGTTTGCCTACATCACCAAGGACCTGAAAAGTGGCCACCATTTCTGTCATGTCTTCACCACGGTGGAGGTG ACGCAGACGTACGAGATCATCCTAACTCTGGGCCAGGCTTTCGAGGTGGCCTACCAGATGACCATGCAGGCCAGACAGAGACACTTTATCCCCCACTCGTCCCTGGGCTCCGAGGTCGTCGAGACCAAGAGCAGCCGACCCGCGTCGCAGGCGTGGAGCAGCATGAGGCGATCAGCA GGTGCCCCCGCGCTCGAATGCCGCTGCTGTCACTGTCACACGTGCACCACCCACCGTCCTACCTTCCTCCCGTTGCACTCCGTTAGCCCCGGAGTTCAGGTCCTTCTCTTTCCTTGCCTCTACTCACCCCCCGGCTGCCGTCGCACACCCGCTCACGCACCCCCTTCCCGGCTGCCACCTTCATCATCTTCCTTTCCTACCACCGCAGATTCCATTTCCCTCTCGCCATCTTTCCTCATGAACGACGTGAGCGCAAGTGTCGCAGTTTAG